Below is a genomic region from Medicago truncatula cultivar Jemalong A17 chromosome 3, MtrunA17r5.0-ANR, whole genome shotgun sequence.
agattgtccctagaccttagataatgattatgatgaattctggaatcgagtttaggcttaaaaccatgagagttgatgaaaattgtgtgaaaactgcattctgtccgagccaaaattcatccctcgccatagcgagctatgatcctcgcctcgcgagtgatgattttcatcgctcgccacgcgagccatttcccttcgcctcgcgagttgcacgatgcagctcgccatagcgagcagttgaactcgcctcgcgagcttgaccagagagcatgtcattttccgaggttttgacttttgagttgaaccttagatgcctttgagtgcctgaacatgtctaatattgattaggaaagaatgtaggatgagattgaacctgtaAAGACTTAGAATGAAACTTTGGAGAATCTGACTGAACTCGCGAGCACTAGTATTACAGAATGCcttgtttaggttaaatgcgagctttgtcgcacgagttgttatgagttgaaccttgggataGTAATGAGGAATATacatgatattaatgatgatttgtgaagttcttatatgatgatttgaggatatttataatgttatataattatatatatatattgcatgaattatgtttgatgattgaaatgttgatgacgtgcatttgtagttgttatatatgatgattattattattgaatgatgttgttttgttgttgattatcatttgaaattgttatatcttgagatgtttatgtgtcgcctatgttgctgttgttgattatgtgaaatatttatatgccttatgtggaagatgtttgatgtttaagttgttgatgcttcacattaatattgttatgttgtgaattgcttgtgctgtttctgttgctgttatgaactgctaagttgtttgtaatgtgatttaatgattaaatgcattactcgaaatattattgaatgatcaagatgttgttgaaatgaattgttaaatgattatgaagtgaattatggattgaattatacctacttgaattgttgttgaatgatcaagaaactttcgagaatgatttgttatttaacttgatgtgatttgattatgctgcaattgttatttaactaagttgcaagagtatgaataagttgatgacgtttagctccaaattattggatgcatattgatatgatgaatacgattgttttgttgatagagtccatgcattagcattcattgagctttgtcctccccacgattaggagctttgtcctccgcacgattaaagtatattaatacttatgatgacgattggtaccacatgcatataagtgtctaagttgcattgtcgcatttgtcgagtcaaagttgttgttgatgaattatcatctatgagttgttaagttgtcgatgaattatcatctatgagttgtcgagttgtcttctacctatgtgttgttaaagaagtacctacgaaggttatacgatgtttatgatgtgaattatatgatgttcactaagatgttgctatgttgtttaagataatgattatgatattgttatgttgctatgttgtttaacatattgattatgatattgttacgttgctatgttgtgtaagatattgattatgatattgttaagttgttatgatgttgcatataattgttactattaagtgatgattatgttgtcctatatatgattaattattattaagtgaatgttatgaatatgttgttgtgatattttcataagatgatgaatacgttgttgttatataatataagaagatgaatatgttgttgttatattactatattatgacgagatgatgtatatataattattattattattaagtgaatattatgttatgttgttgacatattattataaaatgatgaatatgttgttgttattatattattataagaagatgtttatgttatgatgtatataattattattattattaagtgacgattatattgtgtagtttaagttattagtgatgatgattacatgatgttatctaggagttgttaaatgtacttgatgatggttatgttaagttgataagttgtcttctattcatgagatgcttggtggagaaatgttattacaaattaatgatgttgttatgttgtatatgaattatgattaaaatgttatgttgaatatgaactatgagtatgatgtgatgatctatattgttacgatttggttaatacgtgttctatgatgatgttataatgtggtgaatatgaagtaaatgataattagaagttggttggactattaagaattatacatgaagaattattattactaatagatgaagttatttgtgttgttaaatataattattgaattatatgtttgatattattgttttgtgaaatctcaccccttctgcttgaaaatgttgctcttcgtatgagtaacttgcaggtgatcgagtttaagttgctgttagattgctgttgtgagtggattagctctcatgtgtgtctttaggtgctctaatacgtaacgggatgggaattttaatgttgtctttctattccttacgtattgttgatgtagtatttttgcatcaaacaattgtaagtatttatatcgtctcctcagggactagtgcgatattgcagaccgttcgacaccaaTTATCATTCCAAGTTAAAAGAtaagttgtttgtttgttttagtaaccaAATATAAAAGTTAAAGTTGAGAGTAATAGGGCGTAAAAACGTTGgaattagagttccttgatcaagcatcaaatataatctaataatcACATATATGGATTCTAGCGTTTTAccgatattatcacgtatcgcTCAACAAGATTATTCGTGTCCAAATAATCGTGTGAGATCCATTGTATTATTCAACAGTTGATTTCTCAAACTGTTGAACAATCCAATTATCGATCGGATAGtttaatcgatgatttctcaatctattcaACGATCCGAAAGCTATATGTACCGATACCTTGTGTGATTATCAAAGCATCAATCCTATGTCTAGAATTATTGCTTTGATAGATAatttattctaaacctagattcaaaagtacttttcaataacaattaaatcaaagatagaAATGAATTGCAAGAATAACTTCAATATCATGTAAATTGCTAGAATCATATATTACAAGATTAAAAGATTACATTCTAAGCTcaatcaagtacctctaatcccaactaAAGAGATTTAGTTCATCATTGTCATGAGAACATtacaaaagtggaagaaaagTTGAGAATCCATGCAAGGAACTTGATTTCTCCAAGAATCTTGATGAATCCACACTCAATCACTATTGCCCAGTATACACAGTGTATTTTCGCCCTATTCTCTCTCTAAATAAGTTACAAGATACGTCTCAATTAAGAGAAGTGAGCTTTTATACTTGAGCTGACAAAATGTACTTTCGCCAGGCGAAATCtggctcgccatggcgaactgAGCTTTCTTTGCCAGTGGGTTTCTGCCACGTCACCAGATCAGATGAAACCGCCTTATTTCGCCAGGCGAGAATAtttctcgccatggcgaattgCTCTTGCCCTGTTTTTCTAGCTCCCTGGAACTTCTCGCCATTCATCTCGCCATTACTTCGCCAGGCGAAATAATTCGCCCTGGCCATCCTTGTGGCGAAGGACCATGGAGCTCCCTGGAGTTGCTCGCCATTTGGCTCGCCAGGCGAAATGcctttttcacttttttgttgtttttgactCTTGCTTGATGTTTTGGCACTCGattcctgcacaaatgggtagAGTAAGATGACTAAAGCGTAATAGGTCAAAATTCCATTttctctcggcttttccctagataacttgtaaaacaagtaacaaacGTGCCGTAAATAAACCTTTAAAACACTACTTCCCGACACTTATCAATTGTTTtaagaagatttatgactatgttttaagattggattatatgatataattatgaagaggccttcgtgccaaagactgttttagttattgaataaattccgctgcgaagtattaaagattttgttattgaattttaaaggataaatagttatttatttagtttatgagtttaagaaaagaatgtgacattccgtttatgtgaatactctgattaattaaatgaaatttttacgttgggaaaacggggtgttacacatttcatccacttctctaaaatatgttttggcgaaTCAACTATGataattcttaagtaaaaaaaaatgtcaattcttaagtaaaacaaagtgccccatcaacaatattaatttcattttattcatattaatctttatcctaaaatgttggccactttataattttgttccactattttgtacttatcatgataactaatactctttattgGTCAACCGACATATCCTACTCACACGTATTCcacctttttcctataaatatatcataacctattagccaaaccatctcaatctaaataagcatcctctttcttggaaaggaaaaaacaagccaatgatgtctgccaaatacactccaatctcagctgtttctggaggaagaaagaatctCAAGATGTGTGTGCGAGTTGCTCACATTTGGTTGATTCGAGATAAGAAGGTCCCCACTAGCAtcattttcatgaacatgttactGGTCGATGAAAAGGTTTCAGCATGTTTGCACTCTTagctttaaaattaaactaatgtcattgttgttttttagttatgtaatttaaccagctgtttaatgttgttgttgtcgtcaatAGGGTGGATGTTTTCACGCCACAGCTAGAAAAGATTTGGTGGCAAAGTTCAGGTCCATGGTTCAAGAAGGGGGTACATATCAGCTTGAAAATGCAATTGTAGGTTTTAATGAAAGTCCTTATAAGGTAACTTCACACAAACATAAGCTTAGTATGATGCACACTTCAACTTTTACCAAAGTACACTCGCCTGCTATCCCTATGAACGTTTTTGAGTTCAAGCCATTCAATGGAATTCTCTCTTCAACTGTCGAGGAAGTATCTACGGGTAAGACTTCAATTATGAATGTGTGTTGTACATTATTTCTACCTATAAGCATTCGTTTAGGAATTTCAtacatttgtttttgcttttgtataTGTAATTTCAGATGTTATTGGTCATGTAATTGAAAGAGGTGATATAAGGGAAACTGAAAAGGACGGAAGGAAAAGCAGGGTTATTGATCTCACTTTAGAAGATCTTGAGTAAGATTTGTCTCTTTCTTTGTACCTGgttgtaatataattttaatataccttatgtttctgaattgatattttggtaatattttattacagaAACAACCGCTTGCATTGCTCTCTTTGGGGTGAACATGCTGACAAAATTGTGACCTTTTTTGGCAACCATGACAACGACACACCTACTATATTGATATTGCAGTTTTGCAAGACACGCATGTATTTAGGTATGTCGTGTTTTAAGTTTGTGCTTTCTGCTgatatcaacaatgaaatgtgaaattatgttcacttgcaattgatttttttaaaaattaggtGTTATGGGAGTTGCTGATGCCTTTAATGGGACTAAGCTGATACTTAATGGCGATTTGCCTGATGTCGTTGCGTACATGACACAGTaatcatttacatttttatatgctttagaATAAAGGCAAGTTTTTTTGGTCGTAATTAAGTTGTCTGGAGGTGTCACCACTCTTCTATTAACATTGGTGCCCTTTTATTAGAATGAAAAATTCATCAATACAGTTCACCCGAAGTGTAAGCCAAATTTCAACGAACAGCTCCGCGTCTTTATCAGATGACTTGCTCAACACTAACCGAATGACAATTGAAAGCATGATAGAGTCAACTGAGGTAGCTATctgtttattgaaatttttagatGTCGTTTTGGATTCATCTTTGTTACTTTTCACATAGACAGTTGTACGTCGCAATATCACGGGTTACttcgaggggtggtttaaagatattgattaatgacgacgacgacgatgataccgatgttgcatcaagtgtggtctacagagaagttttccgtaatgtgtaggacttttttgtgtactattcattttcttacttattgaaactatttgcatgtcaacgaacttcagtttctcttttaaaattatatgttatgttaaagtaacaggaactacgtactagaattatggaacaataacaaaatctatGGTAATTGACAGtttgctttgattcacgacaatttttacattcaagcgaactacggtgtcttattttttcaatgagtattaattttttaaatgacacgtgcgttagcacgggtcaatggtctagttagggttaaaacattaaaattatgcaataaggtttaggttaaaattagggcttacgggttaactttaatatataataagataagataagaagataagaagattaggtgtgagcattagggttgttcatgaaaataagaGATTAGGTGTGACCATTAGgattaaaacagtaaaattatgcaataggttttaggttaaaattagggtttacggattaactttaatatataagaagataagaagatgcgTGAACTCTCCGTTCAAAAAACATAATTGGCATTGTTGAAAATTCATAAGCGTAACAATATtatgatataaaattaaagtgtAGGTCTGTAAATAGAATGTCATATTCTTAAATTGAAGGCCACggtgataaaaaaaactaaaaaataaataaaaaataattattgggATCCAGGACAATAACTAAATggtaattataaaatattttagcaaaatatATAATCCATATTTCTTTTTGCTAGTGTAAGAACTCAGTCATCCATGCATGGTGTAATTGTAATATCTTGAGTATGAAACTCATATACTATGGGTTGAGAACTCTAGACAATCTACATCTGCCTTCAATGCACTCATACTGTCGAACCTCAGTATTTTCTGGGCAATCATTATCAGTTATACAAACAATATATCCTGTAGTGaaagaatatataataaaataatgttagcAATATGAAATAAAGATTATATACAAACTAGTAACTAAAGAAGGAAATTTGAAaagaatggaaaaaaaattacccTCAACATTATTTGCAACAAgaaataggaaaataaaaaaaattatggcaTACACAAACTTATAACTAATGGCCATATCTTTCTCTTTTTACATgcaacaaatataatttattcgaTCACTTTATAGTATAAACTTCATGGTGTGTTAAGAAATATGTAAATACTTTTACCTCTTAAGCACTTTTAAAAGCCCCCCCTCCCCtcccaaatttaaaaattattattaactgTCTTTTAAGAAGATCAATgtgttatattttttcatttaccaCACTTAATAAATGTGTACCGTAAAAAGCTTGCTAATCattagaaattaatattttgttaattaacCTTATTACTTTAGATGATCGAAAGgggaaattttaaaaataataatgcataAGTTTAAGAGTTTTTGtattcacaccctatatatttttggttacacccagtttttttaaaaggtttttgataataccaaaattttccttttatataaattttcttaaaatcttgatttcattcattgtcactctaaaatttcacTCCTTTCATCCACCAACGATAAAAAaatcctgatgttcaattaatctttatggaagattaaagagtgaatcaaaacatcttccattcatactcgattgcatataaataagtgaatcttttcttctttttcaataacgctgatttcaattttcttcttcttgttcaactgcactgtacgacagtttcaattttacataatctacttaaacttagtttacataacctacttaaacttagtttaagtatgtacatttaaactcagtttacatgacctaattaaactaagtttacatgtacatatttaaactgatattacgtataatcattgaacacggttgaacttttagatgcaCACtaaaacttagtttacatgatctacttaaactgagtttaagtatgtacacctaaacttagtttacatgacctacataaaataagtttacatgtacatacttaaactgagattacgtagaatcattgaacaaggttgaacttttaaatgtacacctaaactcggtttacatgacctacttaaaccgagtttaagtatgtaaacttaaactcagtttacatgacctattgaaactaagtttacatgacctacttaaactgaagagggactttagggtgtaaccaagaaaaaaggaagatgctttttgaaaattaattttatggaagggtaattttgtcattttgggATGCAACTAGGATTAAACAGgatgtaattagaaaaactctaaGTTTAACGTATTGTaggatattttatatataaaaacatttttttgaaggataattaaaatcatttaaatttaatcttaTGGAATAGTATTAAACTTTATAGATGGATGAATTCATCAACATTCTCATTCGCATAAAGTCTTCGATTGTCATgtatatacaaaataaattagaattaaaGACTTATATGTTCGTGTGATACATCAGGGAGAAATACAACGGCCTACAAGGCTTTCCCTCGTGCACTATCGCCCTATTGAATTCTAATTAAGTTGTCCCTCGCTAACTCTCAGTTGGTTTCATCTATCGTTGAACTAAAGTGGGTTTTAGAATAATGTCTTTAAAGTTTAAATGAtgataatatataaaagaatattTGGATACTCTAATGTGTGTTCAGGTGTGCAAaaccataaaattaaattttcaattaaagGTTAAGTTTAGGTCCTGATATATCAGGCTCTGAACATAAAGGAAATCATTTTGGTAACAAAGAAAAGCATTGGaaacttcttaaaaattaaaagatgataTGAAGAAAGGTTAACAAAAATTCACAGGTGTGATCAAAAGATGCATCAAGTCTTGAAGACTGATGAGAAGAAGCACTGATGGATGCATACTCTAAAGGAAGCAAGTTTTGATGAACATGTCAGTAGTTTGGGTGAATCTGACCAGATTTGTCTTCTACTACTGGGACATCAATTTCAATCTCTAATAGTACTATTTGTCTTTTTGTGAATAGAGAATTTAACGAATTATTCCATCAGTAGAAAATGATTTCTCCATTATTATTCAATGACATTATCTATTAGAggaaaattttttaaaattgattcaaagCTTCTCAAGGACAAAATTGATGCGTTGGCACTCTAAAAACATCAACTGTCTCATTTCTCTCCTATATGAAAGGAAATCATGATAAGAAaggcaacaaaaataaaaattttgatttccctTCCCATGGATCATCACAAATTTGACATGAACCAGTGAAAATATTTGTTACCTCTTGAAGTGCAAAAACGATTTCGATCACAGTAAGGCAACATAGCAATACCTCTATGTGTCCACACACGAACAAATCTCGTTTGTGTTAAATGCACACGAA
It encodes:
- the LOC11429204 gene encoding uncharacterized protein; translation: MVQEGGTYQLENAIVGFNESPYKVTSHKHKLSMMHTSTFTKVHSPAIPMNVFEFKPFNGILSSTVEEVSTDVIGHVIERGDIRETEKDGRKSRVIDLTLEDLENNRLHCSLWGEHADKIVTFFGNHDNDTPTILILQFCKTRMYLGVMGVADAFNGTKLILNGDLPDVVAYMTQ